The Pelagibacterium halotolerans B2 genome has a segment encoding these proteins:
- the nusB gene encoding transcription antitermination factor NusB, giving the protein MTEPNEIKPANQRGSARLAAVQALYQMDVGEQTLEETLSQFESFRLGRELEGDEYLPADADYFRHIVRGVVANQVKLDPVINSALQSGWPMTRIDATLRALLRAGVFELTMRKDIPFKVVIREYVDVANAFYEDEVPGMVNGVLDAVARKYSEGYAGGEHSSR; this is encoded by the coding sequence ATGACCGAACCCAACGAGATCAAACCGGCCAATCAGCGTGGATCGGCACGCCTTGCCGCCGTGCAGGCCCTCTATCAGATGGACGTGGGTGAGCAGACGCTCGAAGAAACCCTGAGCCAGTTCGAGAGCTTTCGGCTGGGCCGCGAACTGGAGGGCGACGAATATCTGCCCGCCGATGCTGATTATTTCCGCCATATCGTGCGCGGCGTCGTCGCCAACCAGGTCAAGCTCGATCCGGTCATCAACAGCGCGCTGCAAAGCGGCTGGCCCATGACCCGCATCGACGCCACGCTGCGTGCCCTGCTGCGCGCCGGAGTGTTCGAATTGACCATGCGCAAGGATATCCCCTTCAAGGTGGTCATTCGCGAATATGTCGATGTCGCCAACGCCTTTTACGAGGACGAAGTGCCCGGCATGGTCAACGGCGTGCTCGATGCGGTAGCGCGAAAATATTCCGAGGGCTATGCTGGCGGAGAACACTCCAGCCGGTAG
- a CDS encoding MFS transporter, with protein sequence MAHMRNIFLLSGAQAIAGSSQGMVMAVGALAGAYLAFDPAFATLPTTAMILGVALMAGPAAIALHRLGRTRGFLLGAAIAGCGGLLAALGIYLHSFLFFSASMLLIGAAGAFGQQYRFAAADSVPEGAKARAVSWVLFGGVLAGFLGPRLASMTSEAVPGALYAGSFIALAGLSVVAMLLLSFTRLPKGEPKRPVSEQGRPLKDMIRTPAVFVPVLTGMASFSLMTFVMVAAPLAMVHICGHAPAEAANAIQWHIVAMFAPSFVTGEIIKRIGTHLTAAIGMLLIIGSVGTALMGTTTLHFDIGLVLLGVGWNFGFIGSTVMLTKSYRPEEGAKVQALNEQLVFGSNAIGSIGAGLALNFFGWEAVNLIALPIAVATILLLAWDDLRTRRIGRQALASD encoded by the coding sequence ATGGCCCATATGCGCAACATCTTCCTTCTCTCGGGGGCGCAGGCCATAGCTGGGTCCTCCCAGGGCATGGTGATGGCGGTTGGCGCGCTGGCAGGTGCCTATCTCGCCTTCGATCCGGCTTTTGCAACCCTGCCGACCACAGCGATGATTCTCGGCGTGGCCCTGATGGCGGGGCCGGCGGCTATCGCGCTTCACCGGTTGGGCCGTACCCGGGGCTTTCTGCTCGGAGCCGCGATTGCCGGATGCGGCGGCCTTTTGGCCGCTCTGGGCATTTATCTCCACAGCTTCCTGTTCTTTTCGGCCTCGATGCTGCTGATCGGCGCGGCAGGGGCCTTCGGTCAGCAATACCGGTTTGCGGCAGCCGACAGCGTGCCTGAAGGCGCCAAGGCCCGGGCGGTGTCCTGGGTCCTGTTCGGTGGCGTGCTCGCGGGCTTTCTCGGCCCGCGGCTGGCTTCAATGACTTCAGAGGCCGTGCCCGGCGCGCTCTATGCCGGTTCGTTCATTGCGTTGGCGGGCCTGTCGGTTGTGGCCATGCTCCTGCTCAGTTTCACCCGTCTGCCCAAGGGCGAACCCAAGCGCCCCGTATCCGAGCAGGGGCGCCCCCTCAAGGACATGATCCGCACCCCGGCGGTCTTCGTGCCGGTGTTGACGGGGATGGCGAGCTTTTCGCTCATGACCTTTGTTATGGTCGCCGCTCCGCTAGCCATGGTCCATATCTGCGGGCACGCACCCGCCGAGGCCGCCAACGCCATTCAGTGGCACATCGTGGCCATGTTCGCGCCGAGCTTTGTCACCGGAGAAATCATCAAACGCATCGGCACCCATCTGACCGCCGCCATCGGGATGCTGTTGATCATCGGCAGTGTGGGCACCGCGCTTATGGGCACCACCACGCTCCATTTCGATATCGGGCTGGTGCTGCTCGGAGTGGGATGGAATTTCGGCTTTATCGGCTCGACGGTGATGCTGACCAAGAGCTACAGGCCCGAGGAGGGCGCCAAGGTTCAGGCGCTCAACGAGCAATTGGTGTTCGGCTCGAACGCGATAGGCTCAATCGGCGCCGGGCTGGCTCTGAACTTTTTCGGCTGGGAGGCCGTCAATCTCATTGCCTTGCCGATCGCCGTGGCGACTATCCTGCTTTTGGCCTGGGACGATCTGCGCACCCGCCGCATCGGCCGGCAGGCGCTGGCCTCAGATTGA
- a CDS encoding outer membrane protein assembly factor BamE, translating into MTLRPALVRLSPIAAAIALGLTLSACSGSGLISQRTQGYVLPDDAITQVRPGSSQDFVRVVLGSPQTTSTFGGETAWYYVETKVSRTAFGLTSIQERTVLAVYFGADGRVTDRALYSLEDGRAFAIEQRRTGSFGEDRNFVESLLASI; encoded by the coding sequence ATGACCCTGCGTCCCGCCCTTGTCCGCCTGTCCCCTATTGCCGCGGCAATCGCCCTTGGCCTGACCCTGTCGGCCTGTTCGGGAAGCGGGCTGATCTCCCAACGCACCCAGGGCTATGTGCTGCCCGATGACGCCATTACCCAGGTCCGACCGGGCTCGAGCCAGGACTTCGTTCGCGTCGTTCTGGGATCGCCCCAGACCACAAGCACCTTCGGTGGCGAAACGGCCTGGTACTATGTCGAAACGAAAGTGAGCCGGACCGCGTTCGGCCTGACCAGCATTCAGGAGCGCACGGTGCTGGCCGTCTATTTCGGTGCCGACGGGCGGGTTACCGACCGCGCGCTCTATTCGCTTGAGGACGGTCGGGCCTTTGCCATCGAGCAGCGCCGCACCGGATCGTTCGGCGAAGACCGCAACTTCGTGGAATCGCTGCTGGCCTCAATCTGA
- a CDS encoding ubiquinol-cytochrome C chaperone family protein, producing the protein MILSLFRKSKLSEPVYAVYSAIVAQSRREIFYAEWGVADTLTGRFDMISLHAALVFRRLRSSEQQSKDFAQNVFDCFFHDMDRSLREMGVGDLSVGKRIEKMGSLFYGMLSNLSSILDSGDRARLVDFVSRNFHAGATHPQVERFADYILECDGTLKTQPVAQIMAGSVTFGDPK; encoded by the coding sequence ATGATCCTGTCCTTATTCCGCAAGTCCAAGCTCTCCGAGCCCGTTTATGCCGTCTATAGTGCCATTGTGGCGCAATCCCGGCGCGAAATCTTCTATGCCGAGTGGGGCGTGGCCGACACGCTGACGGGCCGGTTCGACATGATTTCCCTGCACGCGGCCCTGGTTTTCCGGCGGCTGCGCTCGAGTGAGCAGCAAAGCAAGGATTTCGCCCAGAACGTATTCGACTGCTTTTTTCACGATATGGACCGTTCCCTGCGTGAAATGGGCGTGGGAGATCTGTCCGTGGGCAAGCGGATCGAGAAGATGGGCAGCCTGTTTTACGGCATGCTTTCCAACCTGTCCTCGATTCTGGATTCGGGTGATCGGGCGCGGCTCGTCGATTTTGTGTCCCGGAATTTTCATGCCGGTGCAACCCATCCGCAGGTCGAGCGGTTTGCCGACTATATTCTGGAGTGCGACGGGACGCTCAAAACTCAACCTGTCGCGCAGATCATGGCAGGCAGCGTGACATTCGGAGACCCCAAATGA
- a CDS encoding YceD family protein, with product MTQRPDEFDLDAKVRVDKIPAAGRVVTIQTDDEQRAVLADRLKVSEVTAFSAQVTATRFRGGIQAKGHVQGTVIQPCVVTGDPVIQAIDEPIDRVFLPGRDEASEATAGAEIFVNLEDDDLPDYFEGDEIDLADLVLEVFALAIDLYPRKPGAELSDDLKGDDPAELSPFAALKALKKD from the coding sequence ATGACGCAACGCCCCGACGAATTCGATCTCGATGCGAAGGTCAGGGTCGACAAGATCCCGGCAGCCGGCCGGGTCGTGACCATCCAGACCGATGACGAACAGCGCGCGGTGCTGGCCGACCGGCTCAAGGTCAGCGAGGTCACCGCATTTTCCGCCCAGGTGACGGCGACGCGGTTTCGCGGTGGTATCCAGGCCAAGGGCCATGTCCAGGGCACTGTGATACAGCCCTGCGTGGTGACCGGCGATCCCGTCATCCAGGCCATCGACGAACCCATCGACCGCGTCTTCCTGCCCGGCCGCGACGAGGCCAGCGAGGCTACCGCGGGGGCCGAAATCTTCGTCAATCTCGAAGATGACGACCTGCCGGACTATTTCGAGGGGGACGAGATCGATCTCGCCGACCTCGTGCTTGAAGTGTTCGCCCTTGCCATCGACCTTTATCCCCGCAAGCCGGGCGCCGAACTGAGTGACGATCTCAAAGGCGATGATCCTGCCGAACTCTCGCCCTTTGCCGCGCTCAAGGCGCTCAAGAAGGATTGA
- the plsX gene encoding phosphate acyltransferase PlsX produces MSETITISVDAMGGDNAPRAPLHGAKLLLREHPDARFIFHGREEVLTPLLEEFSELKPVSQVRHSENVITMDDKPSQALRKGRGTSSMWAAIQSVKDGEADVAISGGNTGALMAMATFCLRTMEGISRPAISAIWPTLRSDIVVLDVGATIGADAQQLVDFSILGAALARALFDIESPTIGLLNVGVEEAKGNEWVKDAGKILAETSGAGFTYKGFVEGDDLGKGTVDVVVTEGFTGNIALKTAEGTARQVGTYLRNAMTSSLMSKIGALFARQALGAIRSKMDPRTVNGGVFLGLNGVVIKSHGGTDEIGYKSALSVAYEMARNDLLAKIGEGMKRFPALALPAEPSNLEAPSA; encoded by the coding sequence ATGAGTGAAACCATAACGATCTCCGTCGACGCAATGGGCGGAGACAATGCGCCGCGCGCTCCCTTGCATGGCGCCAAATTGCTGCTTCGCGAACACCCCGATGCCCGGTTCATCTTTCACGGCCGCGAGGAGGTCCTGACCCCCTTGCTTGAGGAATTTTCCGAGCTCAAGCCCGTCTCTCAAGTGCGCCATAGCGAGAACGTCATCACCATGGACGACAAGCCCAGCCAGGCGCTGCGCAAGGGCAGGGGCACGTCCTCGATGTGGGCGGCCATCCAGTCGGTCAAGGATGGCGAGGCCGATGTGGCGATCTCGGGCGGCAACACCGGCGCGCTCATGGCCATGGCAACGTTCTGCCTGCGCACCATGGAAGGGATTTCCCGCCCGGCGATTTCGGCGATCTGGCCGACCTTGCGCTCCGATATCGTGGTTCTCGACGTCGGGGCCACGATAGGGGCTGACGCCCAGCAGCTCGTCGACTTCTCGATTCTGGGTGCGGCACTGGCCCGTGCCCTGTTCGATATCGAAAGTCCCACCATCGGGCTGCTCAATGTCGGGGTTGAGGAAGCCAAGGGCAATGAGTGGGTCAAGGATGCCGGCAAGATACTGGCCGAAACCTCGGGCGCCGGCTTTACCTACAAGGGATTTGTCGAAGGCGACGATCTGGGCAAGGGCACCGTCGATGTCGTGGTCACCGAAGGGTTCACCGGCAATATCGCGCTCAAGACGGCCGAAGGCACGGCCCGGCAGGTCGGCACCTATCTGCGCAATGCAATGACCTCTTCGCTGATGAGCAAGATCGGCGCTTTGTTCGCGCGTCAGGCGCTGGGCGCCATCCGCTCCAAGATGGATCCGCGCACCGTCAATGGCGGCGTTTTTCTCGGCCTCAATGGTGTCGTTATCAAGAGCCATGGTGGCACGGACGAGATCGGCTACAAAAGTGCGCTCAGCGTGGCCTATGAAATGGCCCGCAACGATCTCCTCGCAAAGATCGGGGAAGGCATGAAACGCTTCCCCGCGCTGGCTTTGCCGGCAGAACCGTCCAATCTGGAGGCACCTTCCGCGTGA
- a CDS encoding beta-ketoacyl-ACP synthase III produces the protein MTKIQSVVRGVGGYLPQRIMTNDDLAKIVDTSDEWIVQRTGIRQRHIAAEGEYTSDLALIAAQRALEKAGMDASEIDLIVVGTTTPDRTFPATAALVQQKLGITKGSAFDVQAVCSGFVFGVATADSYLKTGMAKRALVIGAETASRILDWNDRTTCVLFGDGAGAIILEAQEVADDAPENGILVSSLRTDGSHWDKLYVDGGVSTTQSIGHLRMEGREVFKHAVGMISDVIEDVLSKTGKTTEDLDWFVPHQANKRIIDGAGRKLGIPEAKTIVTVDKHANTSAASVPLALWVANEDGRIKKGDLVMIEAMGGGFTWGAALIRW, from the coding sequence GTGACCAAAATCCAATCTGTTGTGCGTGGCGTCGGCGGATATCTGCCGCAACGCATTATGACCAATGACGATCTGGCCAAAATCGTCGATACCTCTGACGAATGGATCGTCCAGCGCACCGGTATCCGGCAGCGCCACATCGCTGCGGAAGGCGAATACACCTCCGATCTTGCCCTGATCGCAGCCCAGCGCGCGCTTGAAAAGGCCGGCATGGACGCCAGCGAGATCGACCTGATCGTCGTGGGGACGACCACACCGGACCGGACATTCCCGGCGACCGCCGCACTGGTGCAGCAAAAACTCGGCATCACCAAAGGCTCGGCGTTCGACGTGCAGGCCGTGTGCTCGGGCTTTGTGTTCGGCGTGGCGACGGCCGACAGCTATCTCAAGACCGGCATGGCCAAGCGGGCATTGGTGATCGGGGCTGAAACCGCCTCGCGCATTCTCGACTGGAACGACCGGACCACCTGCGTTCTGTTCGGCGACGGGGCAGGGGCCATTATCCTCGAGGCCCAGGAGGTGGCTGACGATGCCCCCGAAAACGGCATCCTGGTATCGAGCCTGCGCACCGATGGCAGCCATTGGGACAAGCTCTATGTCGATGGCGGCGTCTCGACCACCCAGTCGATCGGCCATCTGCGCATGGAGGGCCGTGAAGTGTTCAAACACGCCGTGGGCATGATTTCCGACGTCATCGAAGACGTGCTCTCCAAGACCGGCAAGACAACCGAGGATCTCGACTGGTTCGTACCCCATCAGGCCAACAAGCGCATCATCGATGGCGCCGGCCGGAAGCTGGGCATTCCCGAGGCCAAGACAATCGTTACCGTGGACAAGCACGCCAACACCTCCGCTGCGTCTGTTCCGCTGGCGCTGTGGGTGGCCAATGAGGACGGACGAATCAAGAAGGGCGATCTGGTGATGATCGAAGCGATGGGCGGCGGGTTCACCTGGGGTGCCGCGCTCATTCGTTGGTAG
- a CDS encoding integration host factor subunit alpha: MSGKTVTRADLAESVYQSVGLSRTESAELVERVLQIVSDALASGDNVKLSSFGSFQVRSKNERIGRNPKTGEEVPILPRQVLVFKPSNVLKSKINKSMVRSGK, translated from the coding sequence ATGTCGGGAAAAACCGTGACTCGTGCCGATCTGGCCGAGTCAGTCTATCAGTCCGTCGGCTTGTCGCGCACCGAATCGGCGGAACTTGTCGAGCGCGTTCTTCAGATCGTCAGCGACGCTCTGGCATCGGGCGACAACGTGAAATTGTCGTCCTTCGGCTCGTTTCAGGTGCGCTCCAAAAATGAGCGAATTGGCCGGAATCCCAAGACTGGCGAGGAGGTTCCGATCCTGCCCAGACAGGTTCTTGTGTTCAAACCATCCAACGTCTTGAAATCCAAGATCAACAAATCTATGGTTCGATCTGGAAAATAA
- a CDS encoding MerR family transcriptional regulator yields MDKSPDAFRTISEAADELDLPQHVLRFWETRFTQIKPLKRGGGRRYYRPDDVQLLKGIRHLLYDQGFTIKGVQRILKEQGAKHVVAIGETGSIRPIAPQPHVEPAEAVDAVEFVEIEAGHTLAAPVNHGERHAAETAGLSDTQRETLASALESLEYCRALLEKART; encoded by the coding sequence TTGGACAAATCGCCAGACGCCTTCCGGACGATATCCGAAGCGGCAGACGAACTCGATCTTCCTCAGCATGTGCTGCGTTTCTGGGAAACGCGGTTCACGCAGATCAAGCCACTCAAGCGTGGCGGCGGGCGGCGGTACTACCGGCCCGATGACGTTCAACTGCTCAAGGGTATCCGCCACCTCCTTTACGACCAGGGTTTCACCATCAAGGGCGTCCAACGCATCCTCAAGGAGCAGGGCGCCAAGCACGTCGTGGCCATCGGTGAAACCGGATCCATCCGCCCCATCGCACCCCAGCCTCATGTAGAGCCGGCCGAAGCCGTCGATGCCGTCGAGTTCGTTGAAATCGAGGCCGGGCATACCCTGGCGGCGCCGGTAAACCATGGCGAACGGCATGCCGCCGAAACCGCGGGGCTCTCCGATACGCAACGGGAAACCCTTGCTTCGGCTCTGGAATCCCTCGAGTATTGCCGGGCGTTGCTCGAAAAGGCGCGCACCTAG
- a CDS encoding siderophore ABC transporter substrate-binding protein, with protein MIVHFSNHFRTATAALALAASLALTAGASAQEITVEHAQGETTLPGVPEKVFAFDIATVDTLNAIGVEVDGVPDASFPESLSRYADVMKIGSLFEPDYELVNAEQPDVIFVAGRSSSVYPQLSEIAPTVDLSVDWTDFPTTIKQRSETLGEIFGKQAEVAELIAEVDADIASVQAQAPSVGNALFISVSGGRVSAYGPGSRFGWVHDDLGIVPVIEDVEAATHGEAVSFEFLLETNPDWLFVLDRDAAVGAAEGGQPAAQVLDNEIVHQMSAWQNDQVVYVDPVNFYIVNGGLNALHEMVVQVGTAIGADVE; from the coding sequence GTGATCGTGCATTTTTCAAATCACTTCCGGACCGCCACCGCGGCCCTTGCCCTTGCGGCCTCGCTCGCCCTCACCGCTGGAGCGTCCGCACAGGAAATCACCGTTGAACACGCCCAGGGCGAAACGACCCTGCCGGGCGTACCCGAAAAGGTCTTTGCCTTCGATATTGCCACCGTCGATACACTCAACGCCATCGGCGTCGAGGTGGACGGCGTGCCCGACGCGAGCTTTCCCGAGAGCCTGAGCCGGTATGCCGATGTCATGAAGATCGGCTCGCTGTTCGAGCCCGATTACGAACTGGTCAATGCCGAGCAACCCGATGTGATCTTTGTCGCCGGCCGCTCGTCCTCGGTCTATCCCCAGCTTTCCGAGATCGCGCCGACCGTCGACCTTTCGGTCGACTGGACCGATTTCCCCACCACCATCAAGCAGCGTTCCGAAACCCTTGGCGAAATCTTCGGCAAGCAGGCCGAAGTGGCCGAACTGATCGCTGAAGTCGACGCCGACATCGCTTCCGTGCAGGCTCAGGCTCCTTCCGTGGGCAATGCCTTGTTCATCAGCGTCAGCGGCGGGCGTGTCTCGGCTTACGGCCCGGGCTCGCGTTTCGGCTGGGTGCATGACGATCTGGGAATCGTGCCGGTGATCGAGGACGTCGAGGCCGCAACCCACGGCGAAGCGGTTTCGTTCGAGTTCCTGCTCGAAACCAATCCCGACTGGCTCTTCGTGCTCGACCGCGACGCCGCTGTCGGCGCCGCCGAAGGTGGCCAGCCGGCCGCGCAGGTGCTGGACAATGAAATCGTGCACCAGATGAGCGCATGGCAGAACGACCAGGTCGTCTATGTCGATCCGGTCAATTTCTACATCGTCAATGGCGGCCTCAACGCCCTTCACGAAATGGTCGTTCAGGTCGGCACGGCCATTGGTGCCGACGTCGAATAA